Genomic window (Leptospira bouyouniensis):
CGTTACTTGTTGCGAAACATCTGAGATTTGAATCATACAAAATCGATTCGGCTCATCATCAATTGAAATTGGAATGATATGTAGGTATTGAAAAATCCTTTCATTTTGTTTCATCTTTTGTTCGTTGTCAAACAAAGGAAATGGAAATGGATTTAATGTATGGGTAAGTATTGAATATTGTGAGAATTCTAGACATTGTTCAATTGATTTTAATGTACGAGTTCCTACTAATTCAGGAAATACATCAAAAATTAATTTGTTCTCAATTTTTTGATCAGCTAAAAATGAATTTTTTAGAAACCAATGATTTGTTAATATGATTTTAAAATTTTGATCTAAAATCAGAATTCCTATTCCTGATTTTTTAACTATCGTTAATAGGTGTTTTTCGTTTAAAAAACTCACTACTTTAACTTTTCAATGAGTACTCGAGAAAGATTTTTGATACTATCGAAATTTAGAATAAAGAATATATAACCTTTGATTTCTTTTCCTTTTAACTGATAATCAATAAATACTAATAAAATTGAATTATCTTCATTTGGATTTGGGTTACGATTTAAAAGAATTTCTTCATATTTTCCTGAGAAAAATTCTGGCACTTGAGTTTCAATTTTGTAATCGGACATCTTTGCCAAATTTGATAAAATTGCATTTAATATTATGTTTCCTATTTCGCTCAATGCATCCTTCTCAAATTGAGAAACTTCATTGAGAGCTACGTAGTCTTTCATCATCATCTTTACAATTTCTAAACTGGAACTTTTATGAAATAAAAGGAAAGCGGAACCATTTCCTATATCTCCCACAAACTTTTGCTCAACTGTACAAACTTCTTGTTCTGCTAAATTTTCAAAATTTCGTGCTTCAGATTTTGTGATCAGTTTTAAACTTGGAACTGTTAATAGAATTTCATCGGATATCATTTCACTCATCAATTTGGCGGCACCTCCTAAACTGATGTTAAATAATTCGCAAAGTGAATCTCGTTCTAGTTCCGTTAGGTGGTTCATAAATTTTCCAATTCAGGTATGATTTTTTCAGCTGTGACTGGTTTTTCAATGAATACAATGGCAAGGTCTTTTGCCTTATTTTTAATGGCATCCTGTATATTAGCAGTAATTAACATAATTTTTGAATTTGGGTAATTTGATTTTAAAATTCCGACCAAATCTAGGCCAGAAAGTGTACCTGGCATATTTTGATCCAAACTAAACAAGTCAATGTCTGGATGTTCTGGCAAAATTGATTTCGCCTTATCCGCTGATTCAGCTTCCAAGATCTCCCAATTGGGGTATTTTTCGGAGATAATTTTCCGAATCATCAATCTGGTGACAGTGCTGTCATCAACTATGAGAGCTTTTTTTTGTGACATATGGATTGCCTTAAATACAAACTAGTTTTAAATGAGCATGTACAGACTTAGTCGACGAAAAAATCTCAAGTAAGCCATCCATGCGTTCTAAATACTTTATCGTTTTATTTTTCTATCTTTTTGTATTTTGTAAGTCGAATCAAAAAATTTGCGAAGGCGAAAATTGCCGAAATGGGAAACACTCCATCCAATATGAAAATGGTGACTTCTTTGAAGGTGAATTTTTTGAAGACATCAAACATGGATTTGGATCATACCATTATGCCAATGGAGATGTATTTGAAGGTGAGTACAAATATGGTTATAAGGAAGGACAGGGATCTTATCGTTATGCCAATGGAGATCGATTCACAGGTAATTTTGAAAAAGGGAAAAAAGAAGGATTAGGCAAATATATTTTTGCCGACGGATTCATTTTGGAAGGAACTTGGTCTCAAAATGAATTATCAGGGAAGGCAAAAATTACAAATGCAAAAGGAAGTTTGGTGCTAGAAGGTTACTGGCACCATAACAAATTCATTGGTTTAAAACCAAGAGTGACATCAAACGATACGATCGAAATTTCGAATCCCGAGTGATTCGTATATTTTACGAGTGGCTTTCGATTTGTTTAATGTGTACATATGGATCCCAGCAATTTTGTGATCCAATAAATCTCGCACTTGTTCTGTAGCCCAGTGTATGCCCACATTTTCAGCGTAAGAATCGTCTTCAGCACGCGATAAGGATTTCAGTAGTTTTGCTGGAAAATTGGTTCCAAGTGAGAGTTCTGCCATACGTGCCATCCCCTTTCGAGAAGTGACAGGCATAATCCCTGCAATGATTGGAACTTTTATACCTGCAATTTCACAACGTTCAACATAGTCATAGAAATGATTGTTATCAAAAAACATTTGGGTACAAATGTAATCCGCTCCTTGGTCCACTTTCCATTTTAAGTATTCAATTTCTTTCAAACGATTCGGTGTGGAAGGATGACCTTCCGGGAATCCTGCAACGCCAATTCCCATATTTGGATATTCTTTTTTAATAAATCCAACTAACTCACCTGCATAGGCAAACCCATGGTCAGTTTTTTGAAAGTCTTGTTGACCTTTTGGTGGGTCACCACGAAGAGCCATGATGTTATGAATCCCACTTTTGTCGTATCGTTTTAAAATTTCGCCAATTTCGTCTTTCGTTGAACCTACACAAGTAAGATGACTAACAATCGTTAAGCCAGTTTCTTCTTGTAATTTAACAACTAAATCATGAGTTAAGTGTCTGGTGGATCCGCCAGCACCGTAAGTGACACTCACATATGCCGGGTTCATTTGGGAAAGTTCTTGGATATTTCGAAACAAATCCTCTGAAGCTTCTTCATTTTTTGGAGGGAAAAATTCGAAGCTGATCGTAGTTTGTTTTTTTCCAAGGATCTGAGAAATGTGCATAAAACCTATCCTCTAAACAGGAATATTTTTCTCAAGTCCCTTGTTGGCAAGTAACCAACCTTTTGACGCTTTTGTTTTCATCGCAAGCCAGAGGGAAAACTTAGGAAATAAGGCAGGCATGATGACAATTGTGGATCGAAGATACGAAGGCACAAGGACTTCTCCTGGATTCTTTTCAATCGCCTTACAAATTGCTTTGGCTACTTGCTCGGGTTCGATTACAGGTGTAAAAAACGAAGGTTTTACCCCATCGATCATTCTAGTTTTTGCCATAGAGGGACAAATCCAGCTAACACCAATTTGAGTATCGTATAATTCCATTTTTAAAGCTTGGGAAAAACCAACCATAGCATGTTTAGTCGCAGAATAGGTAACGGTTCCTTCCGTTCCAAATTTACCTGCAATACTCGCCAAATTGATGATCGTAGCCTCTTTTTGCTCTCGAAGGATTGGCAAAGATTCATGTACCAACTTCATCGGTCCATGTATATTGATTTGTAATGCTTTTTCCCAAACGGAAAAATCTTTACCTTCAAATGGGCCACTTGGTGCAATCCCTGCGTTATTGATGAGGATCTGAAAACTGAGTTTATTTTTTTTAATTTTTTTGATGAGTGATACAATTTGTTCTTCTTTGGACAAATCACAAACATAGCCATAGAATTTTCTACCGAGTGACTCTACTTTCATTTGGATTTCTTTCATTAGTGTGGAGCTTATATCGACACCAATGATATCATTTCCTTCTTTGGCCAATCGTTCTGC
Coding sequences:
- a CDS encoding chemotaxis protein CheX, whose amino-acid sequence is MNHLTELERDSLCELFNISLGGAAKLMSEMISDEILLTVPSLKLITKSEARNFENLAEQEVCTVEQKFVGDIGNGSAFLLFHKSSSLEIVKMMMKDYVALNEVSQFEKDALSEIGNIILNAILSNLAKMSDYKIETQVPEFFSGKYEEILLNRNPNPNEDNSILLVFIDYQLKGKEIKGYIFFILNFDSIKNLSRVLIEKLK
- a CDS encoding response regulator transcription factor, whose product is MSQKKALIVDDSTVTRLMIRKIISEKYPNWEILEAESADKAKSILPEHPDIDLFSLDQNMPGTLSGLDLVGILKSNYPNSKIMLITANIQDAIKNKAKDLAIVFIEKPVTAEKIIPELENL
- a CDS encoding MORN repeat-containing protein produces the protein MRSKYFIVLFFYLFVFCKSNQKICEGENCRNGKHSIQYENGDFFEGEFFEDIKHGFGSYHYANGDVFEGEYKYGYKEGQGSYRYANGDRFTGNFEKGKKEGLGKYIFADGFILEGTWSQNELSGKAKITNAKGSLVLEGYWHHNKFIGLKPRVTSNDTIEISNPE
- the metF gene encoding methylenetetrahydrofolate reductase [NAD(P)H]: MHISQILGKKQTTISFEFFPPKNEEASEDLFRNIQELSQMNPAYVSVTYGAGGSTRHLTHDLVVKLQEETGLTIVSHLTCVGSTKDEIGEILKRYDKSGIHNIMALRGDPPKGQQDFQKTDHGFAYAGELVGFIKKEYPNMGIGVAGFPEGHPSTPNRLKEIEYLKWKVDQGADYICTQMFFDNNHFYDYVERCEIAGIKVPIIAGIMPVTSRKGMARMAELSLGTNFPAKLLKSLSRAEDDSYAENVGIHWATEQVRDLLDHKIAGIHMYTLNKSKATRKIYESLGIRNFDRIV
- a CDS encoding SDR family NAD(P)-dependent oxidoreductase, with product MKLSGNTILITGCGMGIGALTAERLAKEGNDIIGVDISSTLMKEIQMKVESLGRKFYGYVCDLSKEEQIVSLIKKIKKNKLSFQILINNAGIAPSGPFEGKDFSVWEKALQINIHGPMKLVHESLPILREQKEATIINLASIAGKFGTEGTVTYSATKHAMVGFSQALKMELYDTQIGVSWICPSMAKTRMIDGVKPSFFTPVIEPEQVAKAICKAIEKNPGEVLVPSYLRSTIVIMPALFPKFSLWLAMKTKASKGWLLANKGLEKNIPV